In the Podospora bellae-mahoneyi strain CBS 112042 chromosome 4, whole genome shotgun sequence genome, one interval contains:
- a CDS encoding hypothetical protein (CAZy:AA3; EggNog:ENOG503NUFD; COG:E) gives MTRLSSLFVAILTLTPTAYSRHLRASKVFLDGRQVQNEYDYVIIGGGTAGLTVADRLTEDGRTTVLVIEYGVLSEAASLTTVAGGFSGMSDSQFMYDIRSVPQVNLRNRVISVLAGKVVGGSSAVNAMMTIRGTAEDYDRWGAFFGKNSHWTWEGLLPYFKKALNFVPPNADITRTANVTYDTSFWGNTSRVYAGWPSYQFPATTAQMEAFKGLPGVEIASDSGSGVPGVYWYPTFMDPKTVLRSFAKTGHYDNVKRANYHLVTQSKVTKIVLDGTTATGVSFVPAPARGQPGNTAAPVTTVTARKEVILAAGGVHSPQVLQVSGIGPKKVLSAAGIDTIVDLPGVGQNFQDHGMISASFQFARIPQSARPSSDDLRTNRTLSTWSSQVWAANRTGPNSIATGNSAAWLSFPVISPRSAKLSADLAAQNHAAYLPTGSDPTVAAGYRAQMLSYASALSNNNTAFYNLVIQGGSASGLLVDLHPLSRGTVNVNPANPHNTEPQVDYRALANPLDATIMGDIVRFTRKYYLDNPKTKDWGGREVSPGASVTTDEQLATFLSSSLSPSVYHPAGTCAMMPLELGGVVDEELKVYGVKNLRVVDASVIPTLPGANTCQTVYAIAEKAADLIRYGAPRV, from the exons ATGACTCGGCTGTCCAGTCTTTTTGTCGCCATTTTGACGTTGACGCCAACGGCGTACAGCAGACATCTTCGCGCTTCCAAGGTCTTCCTTGATGGCCGCCAAGTCCAAAATGAATACGACTACGTGATCATTGGGGGCGGTACAGCTGGTCTTACAGTGGCTGACAGGCTGACGGAGGATGGCAGGACCACGGTTCTCGTCATCGAGTACGGAGTTCTGA GCGAGGCAGCGTCGCTCACCACGGTCGCAGGCGGATTCTCTGGAATGTCCGACAGTCAGTTCATGTACGACATCCGATCTGTCCCTCAGGTCAATCTACGAAACCGTGTTATATCAGTCCTGGCTGGCAAGGTAGTGGGCGGTAGCTCTGCGGTCAACGCCATGATGACGATCCGTGGGACCGCAGAAGACTATGACCGCTGGGGGGCCTTCTTTGGCAAGAATTCCCACTGGACCTGGGAGGGCCTGCTGCCATACTTCAAGAAGGCTCTCAACTTTGTGCCGCCCAACGCGGACATCACAAGAACAGCCAACGTTACGTACGACACCAGCTTCTGGGGCAACACTTCACGGGTTTATGCCGGTTGGCCTTCGTACCAGTTCCCAGCCACGACGGCTCAGATGGAGGCGTTCAAGGGTCTACCGGGCGTTGAAATCGCCAGTGACAGCGGGTCTGGTGTGCCGGGTGTCTACTGGTATCCAACCTTTATGGATCCCAAGACGGTGCTGCGGTCTTTTGCCAAGACAGGCCACTATGACAACGTCAAGAGAGCCAACTACCACTTGGTCACCCAGTCCAAAGTCACCAAGATCGTACTTGACGGCACGACAGCCACTGGCGTCTCGTTCGTCCCGGCACCAGCAAGAGGCCAACCGGGGAACACCGCCGCTCCGGTGACCACAGTGACTGCCAGAAAAGAAGTCATCCTGGCGGCCGGTGGTGTCCACAGCCCCCAGGTACTGCAAGTGAGCGGGATCGGTCCTAAAAAGGTTCTCTCCGCAGCTGGCATAGACACCATCGTCGACCTCCCCGGCGTCGGCCAAAACTTCCAGGACCATGGCATGATCTCCGCCTCGTTCCAAT TCGCCCGCATCCCCCAATCcgcccgcccctcctccgacGACCTCCGCACAAAccgcaccctctccacctggTCCTCCCAAGTCTGGGCCGCCAACCGCACAGGCCCCAACTCCATCGCAACAGGCAACTCAGCCGCCTGGCTCTCCTTCCCCGTCATCTCCCCCCGCTCCGCCAAGCTCTCGGCCGACCTCGCGGCCCAAAACCACGCCGCCTACCTCCCCACGGGATCCGACCCGACAGTCGCAGCCGGCTACCGCGCCCAGATGCTCTCCTACGCCTCCGccctcagcaacaacaacacagccTTCTACAACCTCGTCATCCAAGGCGGCTCCGCCAGCGGCCTGCTCGTCGACCTCCACCCCTTGAGCAGGGGAACGGTCAATGTCAACCCGGCCAACCCGCACAACACCGAGCCGCAGGTGGACTACCGCGCCCTGGCCAACCCCCTGGACGCGACCATCATGGGTGACATTGTCCGCTTCACGAGGAAGTACTACCTTGATAACCCCAAGACCAAAGACTGGGGCGGAAGGGAGGTCTCCCCCGGCGCGAGCGTGACGACGGACGAGCAGCTGGCGACGTTTTTGAGCAGCTCCCTGAGCCCGAGCGTGTATCACCCCGCGGGGACGTGTGCGATGATGCCGTTGGagctgggtggtgtggtggacgaggagctcaaggtgTACGGCGTCAAGAACTTGAGGGTCGTGGATGCGAGTGTCATCCCGACACTGCCGGGGGCAAACACTTGCCAGACGGTGTATGCCATTGCCGAAAAG GCGGCGGACCTCATCCGATATGGCGCACCAAGGGTCTAA
- a CDS encoding hypothetical protein (EggNog:ENOG503P332) gives MAEDTHLPYPTTTASTATSNLKNDPPTGLNSSSTSTTVCEGAVAATTETHHGVGAHPEDPRGLPVASFEEYPGLPRLNYRILDYKLKLSIIVALLVIESSLLPIILYYGISASTSLRPGLVFAIVTSFFGIVTGIEFGLRMLKLILKGDQYRPPGGTKWSFDFTHHTLSFGYTVMSGILIGGSIPHDPPVKVLAIPVSLFLIQMGVQLTWAGWMNATGRKAPFKISSVSKGERVPPLVLTIIEDIVGVDGGAGVEYRRAVFARYAASKRFRRMIAVQNWFWAVGSLVFGIGTLVTIWCVHYYIAYGIGWATPLVFTIVWTWISVEWVRRDLREEKRLWKEEHGQGAEMQQMQPPEPEVQQQETK, from the exons ATGGCAGAAGACACCCATCTGCCctacccaaccaccaccgcatcGACAGCCACGAGCAACCTGAAGAATGACCCGCCAACAGGGCTaaactcatcctccacctcgaccacGGTCTGTGAGGGCGCGGTAGCAGCCACGACCGAAACCCACCACGGCGTCGGCGCCCACCCCGAAGACCCCCGCGGCCTCCCCGTCGCCTCGTTCGAGGAATACCCCGGCCTGCCTCGGCTCAACTACCGCATCCTCGACtacaagctcaagctctccatcatcgtcgCCCTTCTCGTCATCGAGTCCTCCTTGTTACCCATCATCCTGTACTATGGAATCTCGGCGAGCACCTCCCTCCGCCCAGGCCTCGTCTTCGCCATCGTGACGTCGTTTTTCGGCATTGTTACCGGCATCGAGTTTGGTCTCCGGATGTTGAAGCTCATCCTGAAAGGCGATCAATACCGTCCACCGGGGGGAACAAAGTGGAGTTTTGATTTTACACATCACACGCTCAGTTTTGGGTACACAGTCATGTCTGGGATTTTGATAGGGGGTTCGATTCCGCATGACCCGCCGGTGAAGGTGCTGGCCATCCCGGTTAGTTTGTTTTTGATCCAGATGGGGGTTCAGCTTACGTGGGCGGGGTGGATGAATGCCACGGGCAGGAAGGCGCCGTTCAAGATTTCGAGCGTGAGcaaaggggagagggtgcCGCCGTTGGTGCTGACGATTATTGAGGATATCGTTGGGGTCGATGGTGGGGCTGGGGTGGAGTATAGACGGGCTGTCTTTGCGAGATATGCGGCGAGTAAGAGGTTTAGGAGGATGATTGCGGTTCAGAATTGGTTTTGGGCCGTGGGATCGTTGGTGTTTGGGATTGGGACACTGGTGACGATCTGGTGTGTGCATTATTATATTGCCTATGGTATTG GATGGGCTACCCCGCTGGTCTTCACCATCGTCTGGACTTGGATCTCGGTTGAGTGGGTGAGACgggatttgagggaggagaagaggctATGGAAAGAAGAGCATGGTCAGGGTGCCGAAATGCAACAGATGCAACCACCAGAGCCGGAAGTACAGCAACAGGAGACAAAGTAA
- the DPS1 gene encoding aspartate--tRNA ligase dps1 (EggNog:ENOG503NUP6; COG:J), which produces MSPGSFKKPLLALNRLIGHQSAKNHMTKPKIGNIAALDSEREEKKLKKALEQRVKQDEKEEERRSFQQRRKEEEERALSTDPPEIAARYGTKTSDVLVETESVQRLAANPDNAGKQIEFIARIHHIRSLSSKLAFIVFREQIETIQGVVAYKEGHITENFVRWAQHLMTESHVHVKGTLQRPPEEVKGCSIHDLEVLVESMHLVVPVKEHLPVDVFSIDHVEMDEESHQLESLASTRVRVANRLAYLRTPTAQSIFRINSGICSIFRSVLEGHGFIEIHTPKLMPAATESGAEVFKVNYFGRTAFLAQSPQLSKQLSISADFGRVFEIGPVFRAEDSNTHRHLTEYTGLDLEMAINSDYHEALNIIDDMMKSIFKGIYTRFRREIEIIKTRFPHEDLVWLEKTPVFTFKEAIALLNESGWTDDHGKPASELEDLSTRAEIRLGEIIKKKYNTDYYIIDKFPASVRPFYTHPDEEDPRFTNSFDIFLRGQEITTGGQRIHKPDVLVERMKKAGIEPFGMQEYLQGFEYGVLPHAGCGIGLERIIFLMLNLGDIRNASLFPRDPRSLPEQKAEVVRLPHPEADTIRYAYDFEHGYPNLEMPTVEKLIANYGDATNTSWLDDRYHVWRHEPTGAAIGYAEENGYALVMGNPLCDPRQYNIVIRDFLKHMRKQKDLRPLWLLVSAEIEEILGSKLGWRTLSCVAEERVTIADAKKVAKKERQAEDAGVIIKEQPIDEPVPEELRKRIDKRIEDWKAGRTGRQVHITEVRPWVDMEHRRYLWAETKEGEIAAFCVLHKLSPQNGYQIKFALDFPDSPNGTIEALISASIQMLAKAGIQHVTFGAGALPEMVTGGNLDGIRAKILSKTYRTVAQQLRLVQKSEFREKFGTKNDLVYICYPFMGLGVSGTRTLIKFFEDEM; this is translated from the coding sequence ATGTCGCCAGGCAGCTTCAAAAAGCCTCTCTTGGCTCTGAATCGCCTCATCGGCCATCAGTCGGCAAAGAATCACATGACCAAGCCCAAAATTGGCAACATTGCTGCTCTCGACAGTGAACGCGAGGAGAAGAAATTGAAGAAGGCCCTTGAGCAACGCGTCAAGCAAGacgaaaaagaggaggagcgaCGGTCTTTTCAACAGCGCcgcaaagaggaggaagaacgCGCCCTTTCTACCGACCCCCCTGAGATTGCGGCGCGATATGGCACCAAGACTAGCGATGTTCTGGTGGAAACTGAATCCGTGCAGCGCCTTGCCGCCAACCCCGATAATGCCGGCAAACAGATCGAGTTCATCGCGAGAATACACCACATACGTTCCCTCAGCTCCAAGCTAGCCTTCATTGTGTTCCGCGAACAGATTGAGACGATACAAGGTGTGGTAGCCTACAAGGAGGGCCACATCACCGAAAACTTTGTTCGATGGGCCCAGCATCTGATGACTGAGAGTCATGTCCACGTCAAGGGCACACTGCAGAGGCCACCagaggaggtcaaggggTGCTCCATCCACGACCTCGAGGTGCTTGTTGAGAGCATGCACCTGGTTGTTCCTGTGAAGGAACACTTGCCAGTTGATGTCTTCTCCATCGACCATGTTGAGATGGACGAGGAGTCTCATCAGCTCGAATCCTTGGCCTCCACCAGAGTCAGAGTAGCCAACCGTCTCGCCTACCTCAGAACACCTACCGCCCAGTCCATCTTCCGCATCAACAGCGGCATCTGCAGCATCTTCCGTTCGGTGCTCGAGGGCCATGGCTTCATTGAGATTCACACACCCAAGCTCATGCCTGCCGCCACAGAGTCGGGCGCTGAGGTCTTCAAGGTTAACTATTTTGGACGCACTGCCTTCCTGGCCCAGAGCCCGCAGCTCTCCAAGCAGCTGAGCATCTCGGCAGACTTTGGCCGCGTGTTTGAGATTGGCCCCGTGTTCCGTGCCGAAGACAGCAACACGCATCGCCATCTGACGGAGTACACTGGGTTGGATTTGGAGATGGCCATCAACAGTGACTACCACGAAGCCCTGAACATTATCGACGACATGATGAAGAGCATCTTCAAGGGTATCTACACGCGTTTCCGCAGAGAGATCGAGATCATCAAGACTAGGTTCCCCCATGAGGATCTCGTCTGGCTGGAGAAGACTCCAGTTTTTACCTTCAAGGAGGCCATCGCTTTGTTGAATGAGTCCGGCTGGACCGACGACCATGGAAAGCCGGCTTCCGAGCTTGAAGACCTCAGCACGCGCGCTGAGATCCGTCTTGGcgagatcatcaagaagaagtaTAATACCGACTATTACATCATCGACAAGTTCCCTGCTTCTGTCCGTCCCTTTTACACCCATCCCGATGAAGAGGACCCGCGGTTCACCAACTCATTCGACATATTCCTGCGCGGTCAGGAGATTACGACCGGTGGACAGCGCATCCACAAGCCGGATGTCCTCGTCGAGCGCATGAAGAAGGCGGGCATTGAGCCATTTGGCATGCAGGAGTACCTCCAGGGCTTCGAGTATGGCGTGCTCCCTCACGCAGGCTGCGGTATCGGTCTTGAGCGCATCATCTTCCTGATGCTCAACCTGGGCGACATCCGCAACGCCTCGCTCTTCCCCCGCGATCCCAGGTCACTTCCTGAGCAAAAGGCTGAAGTCGTGCGCCTTCCTCACCCCGAAGCCGACACGATCCGCTACGCTTACGACTTCGAGCACGGCTACCCCAACCTCGAGATGCCCACGGTTGAGAAGCTTATTGCCAATTATGGTGATGCCACGAACACGTCCTGGCTTGATGATCGGTACCACGTTTGGCGGCACGAGCCCACGGGAGCCGCAATTGGCTACGCTGAAGAGAACGGCTACGCTCTCGTGATGGGTAATCCCCTGTGTGACCCACGTCAGTACAACATTGTTATTCGTGACTTTTTGAAGCACATGCGCAAGCAAAAGGACCTCCGACCCCTGTGGCTATTGGTTTCTGCGGAAATTGAAGAGATCCTTGGGTCGAAGCTCGGCTGGCGCACGTTGAGCTGCGTGGCCGAAGAGCGTGTCACCATCGCCGATGCGAAGaaggtggccaagaaggagcgCCAGGCAGAAGACGCCGGTGTCATCATCAAGGAGCAGCCCATCGACGAGCCCGTCCCCGAGGAGCTGCGCAAGAGGATCGACAAGAGGATTGAAGACTGGAAGGCCGGCCGTACGGGTAGACAGGTTCACATCACCGAGGTCAGACCCTGGGTCGACATGGAGCACAGGCGCTATCTCTGGGCCGAGACCAAAGAAGGGGAGATTGCAGCCTTCTGCGTGCTCCATAAGCTGTCGCCGCAGAACGGGTACCAGATCAAGTTTGCTCTGGACTTCCCCGACTCCCCCAACGGCACGATCGAGGCGctcatctcggcctcgatcCAAATGTTGGCCAAGGCCGGCATTCAGCATGTCACGTTTGGCGCGGGAGCCCTGCCCGAGATGGTCACGGGCGGAAACCTGGATGGCATCCGGGCCAAGATCCTGAGCAAGACTTACAGGACGGTTGCGCAGCAGCTGAGACTGGTGCAGAAGAGCGAGTTCAGAGAAAAGTTTGGTACGAAGAACGACCTGGTGTATATTTGCTATCCCTTTATGGGGCTGGGTGTCAGTGGGACGAGAACTTTGATCAAGTtctttgaggatgagatgtAA
- a CDS encoding hypothetical protein (EggNog:ENOG503NUUW; MEROPS:MER0043003; COG:V), whose product MSKIPTVDGIPIPNINLTGTPAQTPQPTEEDKKPLETAKDAVGSPQSRTWLKISANWWRSLQYIGMSLHFLANPKPPSPAFTHTIPSTISNKKGNLTLYFYTPEGYDKRKKTNQLFPAVINFHGGGFTIGAPTDDARFARFVLEECKAVYVSVEYRLSPEYPFPVAVQDGADALLYLIRHGPELYIDPHKLATSGFSAGGNIAITSTICLSEHLKTLSAPVPPHNIRAIATWYPICDYTESREVKRARCVRPDQTLPANLTSLFDASYLYPSGVSLASPILSPTKASDTLLKEAIPQTVIFYTCEWDMLQYEGEELAKRLGRAPINKTVKHKMIPGVPHAWDKSPDPTKPAAGSEELYKECCVYLKEVFKGN is encoded by the coding sequence ATGTCCAAGATCCCCACCGTCGACGgcattcccatccccaacatcaacctcaccggcaCACCGGCCCAGACACCCCAACCGACCGAGGAGGATAAAAAACCGTTAGAAACCGCCAAAGATGCCGTTGGATCACCCCAGTCCCGCACCTGGCTCAAAATATCGGCCAATTGGTGGAGGTCACTGCAGTACATTGGCATGTCACTGCACTTCCTGGCCAACCCGAAGCCTCCAAGCCCGGCCTTTACCCATACCATTCCCTCTaccatctccaacaagaAGGGCAACTTGACCCTTTATTTTTACACCCCTGAAGGGTATGACAAGCGGAAAAAGACCAACCAGCTCTTCCCCGCCGTTATCAATTTCCACGGCGGAGGCTTCACCATCGGCGCCCCCACCGACGACGCCCGCTTCGCCCGCTTTGTCCTCGAAGAATGCAAGGCTGTCTATGTATCAGTCGAGTATCGTCTCAGCCCAGAGTACCCCTTCCCGGTAGCAGTCCAAGACGGCGCCGACGCCCTTCTCTACCTCATCCGTCACGGCCCAGAGCTATACATTGACCCTCACAAGCTCGCCACATCTGGCTTCTCGGCCGGTGGAAACATCGCCATAACATCTACCATTTGCTTGTCTGAGCACCTCAAGACTCTGTCCGCGCCAGTCCCGCCGCATAACATCCGCGCCATCGCGACCTGGTACCCGATCTGCGATTACACCGAGTCCCGCGAGGTCAAGCGCGCGAGATGTGTGCGGCCGGACCAAACCCTTCCTGCGAACCTCACGTCGCTGTTTGACGCCTCGTATCTCTACCCTTCTGGAGTGAGCCTCGCCAGTCCGATATTATCGCCTACCAAGGCTTCCGACACACTGTTGAAGGAGGCGATTCCCCAAACGGTTATTTTCTACACGTGCGAGTGGGATATGCTCCAGtatgaaggggaggaattGGCCAAGAGACTGGGGAGAGCGCCGATAAACAAGACGGTCAAGCACAAGATGATCCCTGGGGTGCCGCATGCGTGGGATAAATCGCCTGACCCGACCAAGCCGGCGGCGGGCTCGGAGGAATTGTACAAGGAGTGCTGTGTGTATCTGAAGGAGGTGTTCAAGGGGAACTGA
- a CDS encoding hypothetical protein (EggNog:ENOG503PHB8), producing MNLLLLLLIPATVALSTASTFPPTPTFTPNTTPIPRPLRYEIGCKDTILDIPSMIVAARSLIGYCRGIVTPWTKMSWVYNNTRAYICDSDQRRPQGCLWDQIYDAWVDIGVNCGFGRAGFTYEQQYEKTWGFDDVNAKWCGTIDPY from the coding sequence ATgaacctcctcctgctccttctcatccccgCGACAGttgccctctccaccgccagcaccttccccccaactcccaccttcaccccaaacaccacgcccatcccccgccccctccgcTACGAAATCGGCTGCAAGgacaccatcctcgacatTCCCTCCATGATAGTCGCCGCCCGCTCCCTAATAGGCTACTGCCGCGGCATCGTGACCCCCTGGACCAAAATGTCGTGGGTCTACAACAACACCCGCGCTTACATCTGTGATTCAGACCAACGGCGCCCCCAGGGCTGCCTCTGGGACCAAATCTATGACGCCTGGGTCGATATCGGAGTAAATTGTGGATTCGGCAGGGCAGGCTTCACCTACGAGCAGCAGTACGAGAAGACGTGGGGGTTCGATGACGTGAATGCAAAGTGGTGTGGGACGATTGATCCGTACTAA
- a CDS encoding hypothetical protein (EggNog:ENOG503P0C2; COG:S), translating into MATVHNTATPAAAAAATDNNNNNNNNSLEYDLLIITDATASMTTFLVSLHSSLQSIVRISTLTGAFSRIGVLAYRDHDCVEWSAEKHAYVNDHVRVTEFSGWFCQDQDKKDLLGWVQRLKVQGGYSTPEAGKTGAHWACEVMGRDAREGVKRETVVIWYADESPHLRILDNKAWELEQAALGKVEGGEKFKDWVSACEQLRRSGAQVFCVTARTFKNKCRVDQSRAGLGVAAMYSFLSQVTGGRCFSFDTLSPRAEDISQLTVGILLGWLGAVTEKKGQGGDRKLVYLNQYGTLKGIETVESETDISGNRWLPVSADEDVTEALRCNLTNAWVNESDIAKIVDVRNGGAVRDFAKRYMDDEEYRTLVCAQLQEIIETDVTVMALNPVFGTLWRSVCNDRSNPVRDGLITKFGFHVDRIPDAEHKSRMKNWLEESYDMKGEIFSIIREVGDGEKYPCVFLDPTLRFAGKSENDDDSRDMVFTRDELLEIGRSCDYRILRRLGKVLTRLTFVASKDDLPAHVQDLGEAELPLIPLALAKAERKRMFWRILLHTVLPGTMLALRPAALVAALTLRMGIKVLEDAAFTELSLMKDNWNTLDIPETWNSNCLSLLLEANKKRPGAVLSKEDAELFEGLVSYKLLEMNLDTIVPTKIGWTPEKARAHMGPVAVCKSCQFPRSVTIMGDEGICGLCHSAREDTDRGRAHRMVHDNTSKDDNGATEISWVECSMNDCRAQYVVYFPNQLNVRPKCWFCRQRSFVSKSDSKYDQLTTAPCVSCSICANRVIWPAEYRPDGFDESSFICAPCEGGKKNRIEEKELSIRTLANENGKGWLVKNDDDMIPANVIFGGRSVFFIVSNLAHGREHFADKVQVLPASDKMALKARGKKVHNVDELVKAVKGWVDSRRVQAGTCSLCFSDHRKKDLRLACGRKGCGELICGDCADSWYGINRVGKIINVAALSCPFCRRQPSTKVKLPEGVRYLEGLKNAVEEAGSWIFAWCSSCSSAKRYMERVCAAGAPVDVENWKCEDCTLTAEVFDFKPCPGCGVGTQKTSGCDHMTCVVSGCNTHWCFKCGEEVDRHEIYDHMSEEHGGWYNGREYEDYDDEEDDEVMDDVVERVAAVVID; encoded by the coding sequence ATGGCTACCGTCCACAACACTGCCACGCctgcagcggcggcggcagccaccgacaacaacaacaacaacaacaacaacagcctcgaATATGACCTCCTAATCATCACCGACGCCACAGCCTCCATGACCACCTTCCTTGTCTCCCtccactcctccctccagtCCATCGTCCGcatctccaccctcaccggcGCCTTCTCCCGCATCGGGGTGCTCGCCTACCGCGACCACGACTGCGTCGAGTGGTCGGCCGAGAAACATGCCTACGTCAACGACCACGTGAGAGTCACCGAGTTCAGTGGGTGGTTCTGCCAAGACCAGGACAAGAAAGACCTCCTCGGGTGGGTTCAACGTCTAAAGGTCCAAGGGGGCTACTCCACGCCGGAGGCGGGCAAGACGGGGGCGCACTGGGCGTGCGAAGTCATGGGGAGAGATGCCAGGGAAGGGGTCaagagggagacggtggtgatTTGGTATGCGGATGAGTCGCCCCACTTGAGGATATTGGATAACAAGGCTtgggagctggagcaggcggcgttggggaaggtggagggcggggagaaGTTCAAGGATTGGGTCTCGGCTTGTGAGCAACTCAGGCGTAGCGGGGCACAGGTGTTTTGTGTGACGGCGAGGACGTTCAAGAACAAGTGCAGGGTGGACCAGAGCcgggctgggttgggggtggcgGCCATGTATTCGTTCTTGTCGCAGGTCACGGGTGGGAGGTGCTTCAGTTTTGACACTTTGTCGCCCAGGGCGGAAGATATCTCGCAGCTGACGGTGGGAATTTTGCTTGGTTGGCTGGGTGCTGTcacggagaagaagggccaGGGGGGTGATCGGAAGCTGGTCTACTTGAACCAGTATGGGACGCTGAAGGGCATCGAGACGGTGGAGTCTGAGACGGATATCAGCGGAAACAGGTGGCTTCCTGTTTCCGCGGACGAGGACGTTACCGAGGCTCTCAGGTGCAATCTCACGAATGCCTGGGTCAATGAGAGCGACATCGCCAAGATTGTCGATGTCCGGAACGGTGGAGCGGTCCGGGACTTTGCAAAGAGATACATGGATGACGAAGAATACCGGACCCTGGTGTGTGCTCAGCTGCAGGAGATCATCGAGACAGATGTGACCGTCATGGCCCTCAATCCTGTGTTCGGCACTCTATGGAGATCAGTCTGCAACGACCGGTCCAACCCCGTCAGAGACGGACTTATCACCAAGTTTGGGTTTCACGTTGATAGGATACCCGACGCCGAGCACAAGTCGCGGATGAAGAACTGGCTGGAGGAGTCGTACGACATGAAGGGCGAAATTTTCAGCATCATCAGAgaagttggagatggtgaaaaGTACCCCTGCGTGTTTCTCGATCCAACGCTCAGGTTCGCTGGCAAGAGCGagaacgacgacgacagccgAGATATGGTCTTTACTCGGGACGAGCTACTCGAGATTGGTCGATCTTGCGATTACAGGATTCTGCGTCGACTTGGAAAGGTCCTGACCCGGCTCACGTTTGTGGCTTCCAAAGACGACCTCCCAGCCCATGTTCAAGATCTGGGCGAAGCTGAGCTCCCCCTGATTCCGCTCGCTTTGGCCAAGGCGGAGCGCAAGAGGATGTTTTGGAGAATTTTGCTGCATACTGTGCTGCCTGGTACCATGCTGGCCCTTCGTCCGGCCGCCCTGGTCGCTGCTCTCACATTGAGGATGGGGATCAAGGTACTGGAAGACGCAGCATTTACTGAGCTCTCCCTCATGAAGGACAACTGGAACACTCTTGATATTCCCGAGACGTGGAACTCCAACTGTCTTAGCCTCTTGCTCGAGGCCAACAAGAAGCGCCCAGGTGCAGTCCTCAGCAAGGAGGATGCCGAACTCTTTGAGGGCTTGGTGAGCTACAAGCTTCTGGAGATGAATCTCGACACCATCGTTCCTACCAAAATAGGATGGACGCCCGAGAAGGCACGCGCCCACATGGGCCCTGTGGCTGTCTGCAAGTCTTGCCAGTTTCCTCGCTCCGTCACCATCATGGGCGACGAGGGAATCTGTGGTCTGTGCCACAGCGCCAGAGAAGATACCGACAGGGGGCGCGCCCATCGAATGGTACACGATAACACCTCCAAGGACGACAATGGCGCCACCGAGATCAGCTGGGTGGAGTGTTCCATGAACGACTGCCGGGCCCAGTATGTGGTCTACTTCCCCAACCAGCTCAACGTACGGCCTAAATGCTGGTTCTGTCGGCAGAGGAGCTTTGTCTCGAAGTCAGATTCCAAGTACGATCAACTGACCACTGCGCCGTGCGTCAGCTGTTCGATTTGTGCCAACAGGGTGATATGGCCTGCCGAGTACCGGCCTGATGGCTTCGATGAGAGCTCATTCATCTGCGCTCCCTGCGAAGGTGGCAAAAAGAATCGTatcgaggagaaggagctcagCATTCGGACGCTTGCCAACGAGAACGGCAAGGGTTGGCTCGTCAAGAATGACGACGATATGATCCCGGCAAACGTCATCTTCGGTGGCAGGTCGGTGTTCTTTATCGTTTCCAATTTGGCCCACGGAAGAGAGCACTTTGCGGACAAGGTGCAGGTCTTGCCCGCTTCTGACAAGATGGCTTTGAAGGCCCGAGGCAAGAAGGTGCACAATGTGGATGAGCTTGTCAAGGCCGTGAAGGGATGGGTCGACTCGCGCCGGGTCCAGGCTGGAACTTGCTCTCTCTGCTTCAGCGACCACAGGAAGAAGGATCTCCGTTTGGCCTGCGGTCGGAAGGGATGTGGCGAGCTGATCTGCGGCGATTGTGCTGACTCGTGGTACGGCATCAACCGAGTCGGCAAGATCATCAACGTCGCTGCTCTCAGCTGCCCGTTCTGCCGCAGACAGCCTTCGACGAAGGTCAAGTTGCCGGAGGGTGTGAGATACTTGGAGGGGCTAAAGAATGCAGTCGAGGAGGCCGGCAGCTGGATCTTCGCCTGGTGTTCCTCCTGCAGCTCAGCCAAGAGGTACATGGAAAGGGTTTGTGCCGCCGGAGCACCAGTCGACGTCGAGAACTGGAAGTGCGAGGACTGCACACTCACAGCCGAAGTGTTTGACTTCAAGCCATGTCCAGGGTGTGGTGTAGGGACACAAAAGACTTCTGGATGTGATCACATGACGTGTGTTGTCAGTGGTTGCAACACGCATTGGTGCTTCAAGtgtggcgaggaggtggatcGCCATGAGATTTACGACCACATGTCGGAGGAGCACGGCGGATGGTACAATGGAAGGGAATATGAGGATTacgacgatgaggaagacgatgaggttatggatgatgttgtggaGAGGGTAGCAGCGGTTGTCATAGATTGA